The following coding sequences lie in one Chlorocebus sabaeus isolate Y175 chromosome 29, mChlSab1.0.hap1, whole genome shotgun sequence genomic window:
- the LOC103231257 gene encoding mitochondrial import receptor subunit TOM20 homolog, with amino-acid sequence MMGRNSAIAAGVCGTLFIGYCIYFDRKRRSDPNFKNRLRERRKKQKLAKERAGLSKLPDFKDAEAVQKFFLEEIQLGEELLAQGEYEKGVDHLTNAIVVCGQPQRLLQVLQQTLPPPVFQMLLTKLPTISQRIVSAQSLAEDDVE; translated from the coding sequence ATGATGGGTCGGAACAGCGCCATCGCCGCCGGGGTATGCGGAACCCTTTTTATTGGGTACTGTATCTACTTCGACCGCAAAAGACGAAGTGACCCCAACTTCAAGAACAGGCTTCGAGAacgaagaaaaaaacagaagcttGCCAAGGAGAGAGCTGGGCTTTCCAAGTTACCTGACTTTAAAGATGCTGAAGCTGTTCAGAAGTTCTTCCTTGAAGAAATACAGCTTGGTGAAGAGTTACTAGCTCAAGGTGAATATGAGAAGGGCGTAGACCATCTCACAAATGCAATTGTTGTGTGTGGACAGCCACAGCGGTTACTGCAGGTCTTACAGCAAACTCTTCCACCACCAGTGTTCCAGATGCTTCTGACTAAGCTCCCAACAATTAGTCAGAGAATTGTAAGTGCTCAGAGCTTGGCTGAAGATGATGTGGAATGA